Proteins from one Neodiprion fabricii isolate iyNeoFabr1 chromosome 5, iyNeoFabr1.1, whole genome shotgun sequence genomic window:
- the LOC124182962 gene encoding protein transport protein Sec61 subunit beta produces MPAAPSSTSVGAGGRSPSKVVAPRASGGGTVRQRKTAPATSARNRNTGTSSGGMWRFYTDDSPGIKVGPVPVLVMSLLFIASVFMLHIWGKYTRS; encoded by the exons atg CCTGCAGCTCCAAGTTCCACATCTGTTGGGGCAGGAGGACGATCCCCTAGCAAAGTAGTTGCTCCAAGAGCCAGTGGTGGAGGCACAGTTAGACAGCGAAAAACAGCTCCGGCTACCTCAGCCAGAAATCGCAACACCGGCACGAGCTCTGGTGGCATGTGGAGGTTTTACACCGATGATTCTCCTGGCATTAAAGT TGGACCTGTACCAGTGTTAGTGATGTCTCTTCTGTTCATCGCATCTGTTTTTATGCTCCATATTTGGGGAAAATACACTCGCTCCTAA